AAAGCCGACAGGGAACAATGAGAAACGGGATCTGATCCATATCAGACCCCGTTTTTCGTATCAGGAACGATGTCGTCTTTTTTTACGCCTTTGTTGCATCTGCCGTTGCTGTTCTTCATAAGCCTGCGTGTCGGCCAAATCCAATACCGTATCGACAATGCCAGAAATAGGATTGGCGGCATGGTTTTGCACTTCATGTTTCTGTTCCGCCTGTCGTTCTGCAACCTGTTGCGTCTCTTTCGGAGCCGGATACAATTCATTGAAAACATTGGCCGAAAACTCTTTTCCCAGCACCGATCCGTTGGCAACGATGCCTGCGTTGTGGTCGATGAAGGTCGCACCGTAAATCCTTCCCACGGGATTTATGCGGAACACGACATCGATACCGTCCGCTTTCAACAGTTGCCGAAACTCTTCCCTTGTATTGTCCGGGCTCATGGCGTCTTTGACTGTTTGCCGCAGCCGGTCGAGTGTCCCGTCCTGCTTCAACGCGCTCTTCGACCGCTCATAATACTTTTGAAGGGCCTTATAGCCGACATCTTTTCCGATACGGCTCGATTTGAACGGCGTGCCGATACCGTAGCCATCGTCGGTCATGGCACCGTAAATCACTCCGGCATAGTCCCGTCCGTCGACGGTTCCCGTACGTTCCTCGACCGAAACATTGAGCAGCTCCAACAGGGTGCGGAATTCTCCATACGACGAGCATTTGTAATTTCGCAGACACGACCGGGCGACGGACGAAATCTGTTGCTTGACATTCCCCTCGGAATAATTCACCTTCCGCAGGCCCTCCCTGTCCGTCAGTCCCTGTCCCTTGACGCTCGGATGCAGACCGTATTTCCGCTCCAAGTCACGCAGAATCTCCATCGAGCGCCGGGCCTCGAAATCGTGCGGGAGTTTGCGGCCCTGCTCATCGACACGCAGTGACACGATATGGAGATGCTCTCTGGAAATGTCCTTGTGCTTGAAAACGATATAAGGCTGTTCGCCGTAACCCATGCGTTCCATGTACTCACAGGCGATTTTCCGGAGCTGTTCGTCTGTCAGCCTGTCCTCCGGTGAAGGGTTCAGCGAGGCATGGAAAACCGTGTTCGTAGTCCTGCGGTTGGCTTCGAGATACGGCATGAAGCTCTCCATGCAGGCGTCAATGTCAAGGCGTCCGCATTTATCGTATGGTTCGAGCATCTTCTGCCAGAGGAGCACTTCGGCTTCATCCTTATCCACTTTCTCCTTGTTATAGCGCAA
This Alistipes onderdonkii DNA region includes the following protein-coding sequences:
- a CDS encoding relaxase/mobilization nuclease domain-containing protein, giving the protein MVANIRSGSSPGGALRYNKEKVDKDEAEVLLWQKMLEPYDKCGRLDIDACMESFMPYLEANRRTTNTVFHASLNPSPEDRLTDEQLRKIACEYMERMGYGEQPYIVFKHKDISREHLHIVSLRVDEQGRKLPHDFEARRSMEILRDLERKYGLHPSVKGQGLTDREGLRKVNYSEGNVKQQISSVARSCLRNYKCSSYGEFRTLLELLNVSVEERTGTVDGRDYAGVIYGAMTDDGYGIGTPFKSSRIGKDVGYKALQKYYERSKSALKQDGTLDRLRQTVKDAMSPDNTREEFRQLLKADGIDVVFRINPVGRIYGATFIDHNAGIVANGSVLGKEFSANVFNELYPAPKETQQVAERQAEQKHEVQNHAANPISGIVDTVLDLADTQAYEEQQRQMQQRRKKRRHRS